From one bacterium genomic stretch:
- the rplL gene encoding 50S ribosomal protein L7/L12 has product MSKDEIISAIEGMSVLELSELVKELEEKFGVKAAAPMMVGQVGGAAPATEEKEEKTTFDVFLTSFGDNKIQVIKEIRTILPLGLKEAKELVESAPCEIKKGVAKEEGEDIKKKLEAVGAKVEIK; this is encoded by the coding sequence ATGAGTAAGGACGAGATTATTTCTGCAATAGAAGGAATGAGTGTTCTTGAGCTTTCCGAGCTAGTAAAGGAGCTTGAGGAAAAATTTGGGGTAAAAGCAGCTGCTCCAATGATGGTTGGACAAGTAGGAGGGGCAGCTCCTGCCACAGAAGAGAAGGAAGAAAAAACAACCTTTGATGTTTTCTTAACAAGCTTTGGTGACAACAAAATTCAGGTAATAAAGGAGATTAGAACAATCCTACCACTAGGCCTTAAGGAAGCAAAGGAATTAGTAGAAAGTGCTCCGTGCGAAATAAAGAAAGGGGTAGCAAAAGAGGAAGGGGAAGATATAAAGAAGAAATTAGAGGCTGTCGGCGCAAAGGTTGAGATAAAATAA
- a CDS encoding glycosyltransferase yields the protein MELTKSLNSKIKVLQFLSTSDIGGTEKMVLSLIKGMDKAIFQNDVCILDSKGKMSLEFEKETNVYYLNYEKGGILKATLSLFWFLKRNKYDIIHIYGFRANILGRILGKIAGCQRIITGLRSIFIINTQNKLYTTIATFLDKLTFPLVRLCISNSKTACDFLIKNGYPSGKFKVVYNGIDPNSLDFTSHTPLKDRLKDETVIISVANFSIWKNHKTLLNALKIVRENFKFKCLLVGDGPLREELIELTNRLGLSNDIIFLGRKERVESLLSISDIFVLPSIVEGLPVSIMEAGLAHLPIISTNVGGIPELVVDGETGILVSSFDVNGLAKAIEELLVDKEKRKRMGEAGYNRIKNEFSLKKMVKETENIYLDLMK from the coding sequence ATGGAACTTACCAAATCCTTGAATTCTAAAATCAAGGTCTTACAATTTTTAAGCACATCTGATATAGGCGGAACAGAGAAAATGGTTTTATCCCTCATAAAAGGAATGGATAAAGCCATCTTTCAAAACGATGTTTGTATCCTTGATTCCAAGGGAAAAATGTCTCTTGAGTTTGAGAAAGAAACAAATGTTTATTATCTAAATTATGAAAAAGGAGGCATACTTAAAGCCACATTAAGCCTTTTTTGGTTTTTAAAAAGAAACAAATATGACATTATTCATATATATGGCTTTCGGGCAAATATTTTGGGAAGGATACTAGGAAAGATTGCAGGCTGTCAAAGGATTATTACAGGATTAAGAAGCATCTTTATTATAAATACCCAAAATAAACTTTATACCACAATTGCTACATTTCTTGATAAATTAACCTTTCCTTTAGTTAGGCTCTGCATATCAAATTCTAAAACAGCCTGTGATTTTCTTATCAAAAATGGCTATCCATCTGGTAAATTTAAGGTGGTTTATAATGGAATAGACCCAAATTCCCTTGATTTTACTTCCCATACCCCTTTAAAAGATAGGCTTAAAGATGAAACAGTTATAATTTCTGTGGCAAATTTTAGTATATGGAAAAACCATAAAACATTGCTGAATGCCTTAAAAATTGTAAGAGAGAATTTCAAGTTTAAATGCCTTCTTGTAGGAGATGGACCATTAAGGGAGGAGCTTATTGAGCTAACCAATAGACTTGGATTAAGCAATGATATCATTTTTCTGGGAAGAAAAGAAAGGGTGGAAAGCTTATTATCCATCTCGGATATCTTTGTCCTTCCCTCCATTGTAGAAGGGCTGCCTGTTTCTATTATGGAGGCAGGGTTGGCACATCTTCCCATCATTTCTACCAATGTAGGTGGAATACCAGAGCTTGTTGTAGATGGAGAGACGGGAATCCTTGTTTCTTCTTTTGATGTTAATGGATTAGCCAAGGCAATTGAGGAGCTTTTGGTTGATAAAGAGAAAAGAAAGAGGATGGGAGAGGCAGGTTATAATAGAATAAAAAATGAGTTTTCCTTAAAGAAGATGGTAAAGGAAACAGAAAACATCTACCTTGATTTAATGAAATAA
- the raiA gene encoding ribosome-associated translation inhibitor RaiA, which produces MKIEIEKRNDISSKIEGYIRKRAKKLEKYLKEDALMKIVVSHQKGNFLIETTINDYGNILHSKASLPDIELSIDESLKKIETQAKKLKEKIVNHKKVHLPSFFQEKEEEQVPVVKTRRIEPAILFIEEAINELIFQENPFFVFKNKETAIYNIIYRAKNGTYQILEF; this is translated from the coding sequence ATGAAGATAGAGATAGAAAAAAGAAATGATATTTCTTCTAAAATAGAAGGGTATATAAGAAAGAGGGCAAAGAAGCTTGAAAAATATCTAAAAGAAGATGCCCTTATGAAAATTGTTGTCTCGCATCAAAAGGGAAATTTTCTCATCGAGACCACCATAAATGATTATGGGAATATCCTTCATTCTAAAGCCTCTCTTCCAGATATAGAGCTTTCAATAGATGAAAGCCTTAAAAAGATAGAAACCCAGGCTAAGAAGCTTAAGGAAAAGATAGTTAACCATAAAAAGGTTCATCTACCTTCTTTCTTTCAGGAGAAGGAAGAAGAACAAGTCCCTGTTGTAAAGACAAGAAGGATAGAGCCAGCCATATTATTCATTGAAGAGGCAATAAACGAACTTATCTTCCAAGAAAACCCATTTTTTGTCTTTAAAAACAAAGAAACAGCCATCTACAACATTATCTATAGGGCAAAAAATGGAACTTACCAAATCCTTGAATTCTAA